CAAAaattcccataggaattaatagaaaaacttttttcactttgataaatctgccccttacttcTCTCAATTGGACTGCTTGAAATTCAATTGGAGATTTGCATCTACCTAGTTGTTTGCTAAAATAGTGATATAGACAGCATAAATCAGACCTTAAACAGCACCATGATTACCTCTACTTCTCCTTAACTCCCTTACAGCtcactgtatttttttgtattttcatgtattatatattatctatataataCCAGTataattgttactgttactttattgTCAATATCATATTGCCAAAGATGGTGTTAAATGTATATACAATGAATGTTTCCCAGTTTAACTATGCATTATAGTTAACTTTtgaaacctgtaaaaaaaaaaatttatgttccCTTCTTTCTCCAGTGCATCCTAATGTCAGCCAGGGTTGCCAAGGAGGATGTGCCACATGTTCTGATTATAATGGCTGTTTAACGTGCAAGCCTCAGCTGTTTTTTGCTCTGGTAAGGAATGGAATGAAACAAATTGGCGTCTGTCGTCCCTCCTGTCCAAATGGATACTTTGGGATTCGATctccagaaataaataaatgtacaagtAAGTGACAGATATGAATTGTGGTATATGATCTCATTTTAATTAATTAGGTTTAGAAATATGAATGAATGATGTATCCAAAATAAGTAGGCTTAGAAATATGAACAAATGCTGTATCCAAAAGTTTACTGAAATATTGCCTATGAACTGTGATACTTCATTTTAGCTTAAAAAAATATCCCTCTTGCTGGTAGTAATCTCAATTTCTGTCTGCTGAATGCCCCCTGCTAATATTGTGTTCATTTACTCATGTTGATGACAGATAGTTGCTTTGCCTCTAAAGACCTCTGTATTAATAATCAGCCAGGATGCTGCAATCATTGTGTGGTATGTCTTCTCATTTTGTCTGGGCGGATTTCCTCCAGGTAATCGATTTTCCTCCCAAATAGACTAACTGTGAGCTGATTGTCTCTtgaccaaatttcaacctgaacccacACAACCGGTGTTCAACCCATGGGTCACCgtgggttttgggtcaacctgcaAATCCCTAATAGACATACAAAACATAGTGCTTCACAGAGATGCTGATCCTGTttcttatcacattcacacaacacatACTATCTCAGAAAccagttagggtaaggccacactgggcgttttggggagatttggtcgcctggcgactaatcgactcgtCTTCACGGCAACCAAtttccccaaacaccttccctgactctgcgccagctaaaatgaaaaaatgccggcaCTAATCActtgcggcgattcgttttctgaagtcgccagaagttgcctcataGTTGCCTCGAAGATGCCATATGCAATATGCCgttatatgtttattaaatatatttgacAGTATACAATGTACTTGATATTAGTATTTGGTTTGTCTTTTACTTTCTAGAATGTAAAGCTGACTGTGAAACATGTTTCAACAAAAATTTCTGCACAAAGTGTAAAAGTGGGTTTTACAAACACAATGGAAAATGCTTAGACACATGTCCTGAAGGGTTTGAGAACAATCACAATATGGAGTGCGTCAGTGTGGGTAAGTATTCTTCACACATATGAATGATATTGAGGTAggcattgtaagtactgtctCTGGCCTGTCTCTGATAACTGGTCAGGAAACAGgatgtttaacatttttaattgcaaagttatacactaagggggttattattaaaggttgagttgtattttcccaaacaattcaagtttttggagaGTAGTTTAAgtacaaactcaaattttttgggttaaaaataaaactcacatttttcatgatttattatgcccgaagctgcaaaaagcccaaatactAAAATGCGCCAGCTAAAACCAGTtgaggtcacatagaagtcaatggcagaggtcccttgaactatttgaagatatttttagccttcatgattttcgggttttttttcctgtggtttGCActagaaaacttgatcaattcgaggtattcaagatttttttcaccgataactcgatcaatttgagtattttgactttttccccccgattgcattcaatggagttttttacatttgaaagcaaatgttcaatttgtgagtttattcaaggtagaaaaaacttcacaaactcaacctttgataaacaactagtgatgggcgaatttgcgctgtttcgccgaaaaattagcgaatttcgcgaaacggtgaaaaatttgcgaaacgacgctgttttttcgaaaaaaaaatgttgacgccggcaaatttttttcgcaaattttcgtgggcgttttgcgaatttattcgctggcggcgaatcgtgcaaatttgccgcgaattcgcgcctggcgaataaattcgcccatcactataactaACCCCTAATTGGTAACTTCACATCAATAACTTTTACAGAAGTACACTgagtattatatataaaaaaaataatccaatagTGATTACAGACAAGAGAAGATAGAATCTGAttttaatcatttgtttgataTAGTATGGAGATCTGCCCAGTGCTGGAACCATTTGCTAAACTAATGTGTAAATTTTATTTCCACAGTGCATTGTGTAGTTGGAGAGTGGAGCGCTTGGGGTCCATGCACAAAGAGGGGGAAAACCTGTGACTTCAAGCGAGGAAATGAAACAAGGGTTCGGGAAATATTACAATATCCTTCACCTAGGGGAACACCTTGTCCGCCAACTTCTGAGACAAGAAAATGTGTAGTACAGAGAAAGAAATGTCAAgacagaaaaaggtaataatgaTTCTTCAGCAGTTATAACCTACCTCAAAAATACTTAAAAGAATACATAAAGAAAAATTTGTGCAGCGAGTTGTTTTCAAAGCACAGAGACATAagctgccccatgaatacagtgctttgTGCATTTGGCAGCTATGTATTCATAAGGAGCACTACTTGGAAGGCCTAATAATGAGTATAATGAGGGTACAGGAACTGCATATGACACATGGTAATGAAATATTTAAGACTGGATGAATATGTGATAAAGCAGGTTCGTTTAAAGATTTGCTTATTTTTGGGGTTATGGGTCATTGCCAGTGGGATACAAATTGAaaagcagtttcatgaaaaatatttttctacaaaatttacaaatgcaaaagaTTAACTTGATGTTAGGCCTAGTAAATTCTATTTGCAGCATTGGCTTTGTTTCTGAttcttaaatgaattgttcagtgaaaaatataaaaactggttaaataggctgtgcaaaatagaaaatgtattcaatatagctagttagccaacaatgtaatgtataaaggctggagtgaccagatgtctaacataactgtccgaacccaacttcctgctatgcagccaggggcgtaactaccgggggagcagggggtgcaaatgggccagggcccgcacccccgcagggccccccccggAAGATCTTgtgcgctgcagccggctggagtcggctgcaggagCAGAGAAAAATCGtgcagacgagggtgggggcgggcccgtctgcacggcccaCGCCGGGGCCCgtccccaccaagttacgttactgtatGCAGCTCTCTAATTGGTTACCAGTCaaggaccaatcaatgacttgaggggggaccatatgggtcataactatgTTTTTTAATCCgatctgcatgctaaggatcaaaaccAAACTAactgaaaagttatgtcccatgtggccccccttaaagtcgctgactaactcagagagatagaaaagcaggaagtattgttctggccattatgttagacatccattcactccagcctttatacattacatttttggctaagtaactatattaaaaccatgttttatttagcacagactatctatttacccagtttttatttttacactgaacttttcctttaaacgttggtttacataaaaaatacacatttaatttCCAGTCTGAATATTGAAATAGTTCAGTAAATTAATGTAGTGGTTTCTAAGAAACAGTTAGTTATATATtttcctagtttttatttttacactaaacaattcgtTTAAGGAATGAAGTAGTGCATATCTGAGTCAAGGTAATCGACATGACTATAATAGAGACAGTTTAGACCCCCCCCCGACAATAGTTGCCCATTCCTAATTGACTCCTCTGTCATAAAAACAGATTGTTATATTAGCACATTTGTGTGGTTCTGCTGGGTGGGAGAGTACCATTTACATGCAATGTTTGGAAAATTTCTGGGCAGGAGGATTTGACAAGTATGCAGTTGGCTTGTACTCACTGCATTATATCATAATATGATTGGAGTTCAAAAATCTGCTGAGGAAAAATTCCCAAAACCATGTATCAAGATTAAAGTAAATGTTACTTTAGCTGAAGAGGGTTAAAATATATAAGTGTTAAATTCCCATCTCATCCGATCAGATGTAGCGCAGAAGAGCAGCAAGCTCACTATCAGATTTAATGATATGCTCAATGAGTCTATTGAACTAATCCACTCTATCCAACAATCATTCAATCTGCCTctcaagaaatgtattttttttttgttgagactTGCATAAAAGAAACTGACTAAATTAGGAAATACTTAGGCTGAAGCCAGTAGGCAGAACTGCTTGCATTGTTTATAGATTAACACAGAGACTCCAAACGCAACCTAGAGTGTCACAAGTCTAAAATTAACAGTATACAGCCACGCCCTACCCCCTTTGTCAGGACTGTTTTCttagcaggatttttttttgttattaaaacaataggcgaAAAGTATGTTCGgcacaagctctattcattgaactcatgttgaacaaggggatatAACAGTTGGTTAAGTAACAAGTAAAGTGAATATGGATCATGAGTTGCCACACTGAATTTACTGAACAGAAAACATATATAGGCAGTATAGATCCATTACATACAAGTAATCACAAAGCCCATACACAAGATTTTATAAGATGCACTCTTTTTGTTCGAGTTCCAGTGTAAGGAATGAAGATATTAATTGCATTTGTCTACCTTCCTCtaaaaaattctctctctctctctctctctctctctctatatatatatctggtagGGTTATACCTGTAAATGTTTGAATTAATTTCTGACTTAACATaccaaaaattattaaaagaaacaaatgtatttgtcaACTGCAAATGCATGTTGGAAACTAGCGATTTGCAATATAATTAGAAGCTGTTAGTCTATACGTGCTTTGTTGCGACTTTTGACTTCCAATTGTTCTTTAAATAACATATTGTCATCATCTTCCATGTTCTGTCTGCActgaaaacagaaaatacaaacaTCGCTTTGCcttaaaatcaaaatgtttattttacgaCATCAACAGGAAAATTAGCTGCTAATCTTATAGTTTATTCCTGAAGAAAATAAATGAGCTCTGGTATATTTCCGGTTACTTTATCAAAAATGACAGAGTAAACAATCTGTGACAGTGTCAAATACTCAGAAGTGTAGGGAGAATTTAAAGGTAACAATTCTTTTTCAGATGCTATCATACTCCTATACAATTTGAAAAGGATATACAAACAAATCAGAAAAGCACTGGTTCGTGTGCACATGATGTACATGGTTCAGAGAGAAGGACAAGTTAATCagtgaaataaataaacagataatCCCATGTGGTGTAACAAACACTACTGAGAATCAAAACAGTATAGCACAGCAGACAGAAAATCTTAGCAGTGCAGCTGAGTGGAGTGTGTTTTTTGTAAAGACACTAGTGTGGTTAATGACCTTACTGTGTGATTGTTCTCCAGGCTTCTTGGACTCCAAAATTAACTTGAAACTAATTACCGTTTCtcttatgtttatattttacatacacATAAAGTTCAGCATTGGTCATTTAAGAGGCCTTTTTATGTCTACTAggatcttttcttttttctatttgttctTACTTCTCTTCATTCtgattttttataacattttaaagcTCTTAAGCTTTAAAAGTTCTTTCATTATTTATCAGTGAAGACGTCATCAGATTTATAATTTGTATTACCATGCCAGTAATGACAGACTAAAATCTGGAAGTACACGTTTTCCTAAATAGGCAATGCATGGCCCTTCCAAAATAAATTCCACTTGGGATATTTTTGCCCATGCTACCTCTCCCAATCTGCCCAGACCATACCCAGTTATGATATAAACCTACATACATTTGACTTAGTTCTAAAAACTTTCTGGGCAGACTGGCACTTTACGAAACTGGGACTGCCAAAGAAAAGAGGAAGTTAACATGGGTTGAACAACCACTTGTTGGATGTTAAAAATACAAAGTAACACATTTCAAGGGTAAACTAAGTTTCAAACTAGTTGAATGGGAGGCAAGGATAGGATTACAGCCTTAAAACTTATAATAATCATACTGCCTTGGGGCAGCCAGTACTAATGGAACAGGGAATGATGTAAAGCCATTACAATGATGTTGGCAGGTGAGTTGTTGAGCAGATTTTGGACAGACTGAGGCAAAAGAAGGCATATCATGCTGAAAATGGGAAAAGG
The genomic region above belongs to Xenopus laevis strain J_2021 chromosome 5L, Xenopus_laevis_v10.1, whole genome shotgun sequence and contains:
- the rspo3.L gene encoding R-spondin-3, producing the protein MQLRLLSLCFIILNFLEYIDSQQIPRGRRHRRMHPNVSQGCQGGCATCSDYNGCLTCKPQLFFALVRNGMKQIGVCRPSCPNGYFGIRSPEINKCTKCKADCETCFNKNFCTKCKSGFYKHNGKCLDTCPEGFENNHNMECVSVVHCVVGEWSAWGPCTKRGKTCDFKRGNETRVREILQYPSPRGTPCPPTSETRKCVVQRKKCQDRKRPKGNRDEIKKNKQRRKEGDAPRKQRQRKQERNQREGKRGEGKA